The following are from one region of the Thermodesulforhabdaceae bacterium genome:
- a CDS encoding protein phosphatase CheZ, with amino-acid sequence MPIRGVPQLIEIVKRCENIMAKLEKGEIGPKEGLAEVAKFMVHFQKIAEQAGLVALRRLGREMEKFVKNPDLNPEELTALAFVFPTIRGGLEAETIEDIRVAVLESFELLNLPVPTDWQTSTFVVVEEKEKKPEQKVVEKPAPAPEEQKKVEKPAEKPESVKGIEREVESVDRAVKNIGGVVKTDERGNVTITLPPDQLPKLQRLVAPADPEIDFSETIPVETETEKEVIAKIKEFMAAFSQGDFEKAQEILEDLSQVKEGSELFKEIGQVARQLHSAFKEFMQALDPALKELALDYLPDSESRLQHLMKLTEEAANTTLDCTERMTERNARDMELIDRLKHHIARLKPIGKGAESRMEEIEAIIATLEESRLSDKDDIKTILSAQNFQDLSGQTVMKVMEIMRNLQDRLIGIIKSFGMKTEKKTKKKDELLQGPAHEKMEGALKSQDEVDALLAQFGF; translated from the coding sequence ATGCCGATAAGAGGAGTTCCTCAACTTATAGAAATAGTTAAGCGATGTGAAAATATAATGGCTAAGTTGGAGAAAGGCGAAATTGGACCGAAAGAAGGACTTGCAGAAGTAGCAAAGTTCATGGTGCATTTCCAAAAGATTGCGGAGCAGGCTGGTCTTGTAGCTTTAAGGCGACTCGGAAGGGAAATGGAAAAGTTTGTTAAGAATCCAGACCTCAACCCGGAGGAGTTGACCGCTCTCGCTTTTGTTTTTCCGACCATACGTGGCGGTTTGGAAGCAGAAACAATAGAGGACATTAGAGTGGCTGTGCTTGAGTCTTTCGAACTGCTTAATCTTCCTGTTCCTACTGACTGGCAAACAAGCACTTTTGTTGTGGTTGAGGAGAAAGAAAAAAAGCCGGAACAAAAAGTTGTTGAAAAGCCTGCTCCTGCACCAGAAGAGCAAAAGAAAGTGGAAAAACCAGCAGAAAAACCAGAGTCAGTTAAGGGAATAGAACGGGAAGTGGAATCAGTCGATCGGGCTGTGAAAAATATAGGTGGAGTTGTTAAAACGGATGAAAGAGGTAATGTAACTATTACACTTCCACCTGATCAACTTCCCAAACTGCAACGACTTGTCGCTCCTGCGGATCCAGAAATCGATTTTTCAGAAACTATTCCGGTAGAGACGGAAACCGAAAAAGAAGTTATTGCCAAGATAAAAGAGTTCATGGCAGCTTTTTCTCAGGGAGATTTTGAGAAAGCTCAAGAAATTCTGGAAGATCTTTCGCAAGTTAAGGAAGGAAGCGAACTTTTCAAGGAAATCGGTCAAGTTGCTAGACAACTTCATTCTGCATTCAAGGAATTTATGCAGGCTTTAGATCCTGCTCTTAAGGAACTTGCTCTGGATTACCTGCCGGATTCCGAAAGTCGTCTCCAGCACCTTATGAAGCTTACAGAAGAAGCTGCCAATACAACTCTGGACTGCACTGAGCGAATGACTGAACGGAACGCTCGAGACATGGAGCTTATTGACCGTCTAAAGCATCACATCGCTCGTCTAAAGCCCATCGGAAAAGGTGCAGAAAGCCGTATGGAGGAAATTGAAGCAATTATTGCAACCCTTGAAGAATCCAGATTATCAGATAAAGATGATATTAAGACTATCCTTTCGGCTCAGAATTTCCAGGATCTTAGTGGTCAAACAGTAATGAAGGTTATGGAGATTATGCGAAATCTACAGGATCGACTCATTGGGATCATCAAGAGCTTTGGTATGAAAACAGAAAAGAAGACAAAGAAGAAGGATGAGCTACTCCAAGGCCCTGCTCATGAAAAGATGGAAGGGGCGTTGAAGTCTCAGGATGAGGTGGATGCTTTGCTAGCTCAATTTGGATTTTGA
- a CDS encoding AEC family transporter — translation MTMLRVFVDTILPLFLVIILGFILNRKGILGQGWAGPANKITYYIAVPAILFKSLVEQDIRSLLSLHLVIAVIVPILVTTFIAWFTVIIFFNRLPNNIKGTFIHSSIHGNIGYMAYAVSYYALGERLFSNVVIFSSILILVQNIFGVIILTLHSRSWSCRESFRILWLSLFTNPIIISVFVGIVVSLVGLKLPVSFMRLIKILSDMGLPTALILVGAGLVFGDVRHLWKEMFAIGALKLVFMPLLGALVAHFMGFPQQLALPLLILLASPTATVTYVMATQLGGSPSLASAVVSVQTIACALSYSFVLGLYS, via the coding sequence ATGACCATGCTTCGAGTTTTCGTAGACACTATTCTTCCGCTTTTTTTGGTTATTATTTTAGGGTTTATTCTAAACAGAAAGGGTATTCTAGGGCAGGGATGGGCTGGCCCTGCGAATAAAATCACTTATTATATTGCAGTCCCAGCAATTCTTTTTAAGTCTCTGGTTGAACAGGACATTAGAAGTCTTTTATCTCTCCATCTGGTTATTGCAGTAATAGTGCCTATTTTGGTAACCACTTTTATAGCCTGGTTCACTGTGATTATTTTTTTTAATCGCCTTCCAAACAACATTAAGGGCACCTTTATTCATTCTAGCATCCACGGAAACATTGGTTATATGGCTTACGCGGTTTCTTACTACGCTCTGGGAGAGCGTCTTTTTTCCAACGTCGTTATCTTCAGCTCGATTTTGATTCTGGTTCAGAACATTTTTGGAGTTATTATTCTTACGCTTCACAGCCGATCGTGGTCCTGTCGGGAATCTTTCAGGATTCTCTGGTTATCGCTATTCACAAATCCCATTATTATTTCTGTGTTTGTGGGTATTGTTGTGTCCCTTGTGGGACTTAAGCTACCGGTCTCTTTTATGAGGCTTATAAAGATTCTTTCCGATATGGGTCTTCCAACCGCTCTTATACTTGTTGGGGCTGGGCTGGTTTTTGGTGACGTCCGCCATCTTTGGAAAGAAATGTTCGCCATTGGGGCTCTTAAGCTGGTTTTTATGCCCCTTTTAGGTGCTCTTGTTGCCCATTTTATGGGCTTTCCTCAGCAGTTAGCTCTTCCTCTCCTTATTCTTCTTGCTTCTCCCACTGCAACGGTTACCTATGTTATGGCTACCCAGCTTGGAGGTTCTCCCAGTCTGGCTTCAGCCGTTGTTTCAGTCCAGACCATAGCCTGTGCTCTGTCTTACAGCTTCGTGCTTGGATTATACTCATAA